In a single window of the Pandoraea pulmonicola genome:
- a CDS encoding TetR/AcrR family transcriptional regulator: MARTKAPDHESQREQILDVAAEAFARASYPSTSMSELAAACGTSKARLYHYYASKDAILFDLLERYTKRLMLIVTEVEALGQRRGLSERETFHELIRAFLDEYETSQTRHIALLNDVKFLNDEQREIVLNRQRDVVAAFARQLSRAFPERIGKHNQTALTMMLFGMINWTFTWLKPGGRMRYRDFANEVIAVLEHGLAAPLPESGETPTTEATPSRA, from the coding sequence ATGGCACGTACCAAAGCGCCCGATCACGAATCGCAGCGCGAACAGATTCTCGACGTCGCGGCCGAAGCGTTCGCCCGCGCCAGCTATCCGAGCACCTCGATGTCCGAGCTCGCGGCGGCGTGCGGTACATCGAAGGCGCGGCTGTATCACTATTACGCGAGCAAGGACGCCATCCTGTTCGATCTGCTGGAGCGCTACACCAAGCGCCTGATGCTGATCGTCACCGAAGTGGAGGCGCTCGGTCAGCGTCGCGGGCTGTCGGAGCGCGAAACGTTCCACGAGCTCATCCGCGCGTTTCTCGATGAGTACGAAACCTCCCAGACGCGTCACATCGCGCTGCTCAACGACGTCAAGTTTCTCAACGACGAACAACGCGAAATCGTGCTCAACCGCCAGCGCGACGTCGTGGCGGCGTTTGCCCGCCAGCTCTCGCGCGCCTTTCCGGAGCGCATCGGCAAGCACAATCAGACCGCCCTCACGATGATGCTCTTCGGCATGATCAACTGGACCTTCACATGGCTCAAACCTGGCGGCCGGATGCGCTACCGCGACTTCGCCAACGAAGTCATCGCCGTGCTCGAGCATGGCCTCGCGGCGCCGCTGCCCGAGAGCGGCGAAACGCCGACCACGGAGGCCACGCCGTCACGTGCATGA
- a CDS encoding GNAT family N-acetyltransferase — MTAPNSTPDVARATVAANERSSVLIRELTSGDVHRLLRHFLALGEEDRLLRFGQAVTDDVITRYVASLDFARDSIFGVYDDNLALVAVAHVAQLPEGKKGRVAEFGVSVLESARGRGIGSRLFERAAIHCRNKRVDTLYMHCLSRNARMMRIAKKAGMEINFAYGEADGYLSLPPADTQSMLSEMMQEQVAAFDYAIKRQLRNTRRLFGALLPNHRAA; from the coding sequence ATGACCGCCCCGAATTCCACGCCTGACGTCGCACGCGCGACGGTTGCCGCCAACGAGCGGTCGAGCGTGCTGATTCGTGAGCTGACGTCCGGCGACGTTCATCGTCTACTGCGCCACTTCCTGGCACTCGGCGAAGAAGACCGTCTGCTGCGTTTTGGCCAGGCCGTCACCGACGACGTGATCACCCGCTACGTCGCCAGCCTCGACTTCGCTCGCGACAGCATCTTTGGCGTCTACGACGACAACCTGGCGCTGGTCGCCGTTGCCCACGTTGCGCAACTGCCCGAAGGCAAGAAGGGCCGCGTGGCGGAGTTCGGCGTTTCGGTGCTGGAGTCGGCCCGTGGCCGCGGCATCGGCTCGCGCCTGTTCGAGCGCGCCGCGATCCATTGCCGCAACAAGCGTGTGGACACGCTCTACATGCACTGCCTGTCGCGCAACGCACGCATGATGCGCATCGCGAAGAAGGCCGGCATGGAAATCAATTTCGCTTACGGCGAAGCCGACGGCTACCTCAGCCTGCCGCCGGCCGACACCCAGTCGATGCTCTCGGAAATGATGCAGGAGCAGGTCGCCGCGTTCGACTACGCCATCAAGCGCCAGCTTCGCAACACTCGCCGTCTCTTCGGCGCGCTCCTGCCGAATCACCGCGCGGCGTGA
- a CDS encoding Lrp/AsnC family transcriptional regulator, whose protein sequence is MSKLELDKIDRRILALLQHNGRLSNLEIAEQVRLSPSPCLRRIRRLEEAGVIRGYVALLEPTRIGLGLLAYVNVRLDKRHPGDGQGGSVNEHFRNVVDTWPEVVGCYAMAGDMDYLLRVHVRDMAHFSNFMQSQLLVHPSVVDVKTSFVLDQLKETTALPLP, encoded by the coding sequence ATGTCAAAACTGGAATTGGACAAGATCGACCGGCGCATTCTTGCCTTGCTGCAGCATAACGGCCGGCTGTCGAATCTCGAAATCGCCGAGCAGGTGCGTCTCTCGCCGAGTCCTTGCCTGCGACGCATCCGGCGCCTGGAAGAGGCGGGCGTCATTCGCGGTTACGTAGCGCTGCTCGAACCGACGCGCATCGGCCTGGGCCTATTGGCGTATGTGAACGTTCGCCTCGACAAGCGGCACCCCGGCGACGGGCAGGGCGGCTCGGTCAACGAACACTTCCGCAACGTGGTCGATACCTGGCCGGAAGTCGTCGGCTGCTATGCCATGGCGGGTGACATGGACTACCTGCTGCGCGTACACGTGCGCGACATGGCCCACTTCTCCAATTTCATGCAATCGCAGTTGCTCGTGCACCCCAGCGTGGTCGACGTCAAAACGAGTTTCGTGCTCGACCAGTTGAAGGAGACGACGGCACTGCCGCTGCCTTGA
- a CDS encoding indolepyruvate ferredoxin oxidoreductase family protein, whose protein sequence is MNAPVNPSLLAALESVTLDDKYTLERGRAYMSGIQALVRLPMLQQARDAAAGLNTAGFISGYRGSPLGGLDLSLWKAKQHLAGHNIVFQPGLNEDLAATAVWGSQQVNLYPAKFDGVFSMWYGKGPGVDRSMDVLKHANSAGSSKHGGVLVLAGDDHAAKSSTLAHQSEHVFKAAGIPVLYPSNVQEYLDYGLHGWAMSRYSGLWVAMKCVTDVVESSASVMIDPHNVDIRLPDDFVMPPDGLNIRWPDPPLVQEARLLDYKWYAGLAYVRANKLDRVMIDSPNARFGIMTGGKAYLDVCQALADLGLDEATCQRIGIRLYKVGCVWPLEAQGARAFAQGLQEILVVEEKRQILEYAIKEELYNWRDDVRPRVYGKFDEKDGAGGEWSVPMANWLLPAHYELSPALIAKAIATRLEKFELPSDVRERIAARLRVIDAKEQALTKPRVAVERKPWFCSGCPHNTSTNVPEGSRAIAGIGCHYMTVWMDRRTDTFSQMGGEGVPWIGQAPFSADEHIFANLGDGTYFHSGLLAIRAAISSNVNITYKILYNDAVAMTGGQPVDGTLTVPQIVAQVAAEGAAKIVIVTDEPEKYEGVKLVGDVPIHHRNELDRVQRELRLVKGTSILIYDQTCATEKRRRRKRGAYPDPAKRVVINESVCEGCGDCSVKSNCLSVEPLETEFGTKRQINQSTCNKDFSCLNGFCPSFVTVEGGQLRKPKTAQVDSSNLPPLPEPALPAIARPYGILVTGVGGTGVVTIGGLLGMAAHLENKGVTTLDVTGLAQKGGAVTSHVQIALQPEDIHATRIAMGDARVVIGCDAITTASDDTLSRVQHGVTNIVVNSAHTPTAEFIRNPNWRFPGASTENDIRAAAGENVDFVDANHLALRLLGDTIYTNPFVLGYAWQKGWVPLSHAALTRAIELNGVSIEKNKQAFEWGRRAAHDLASVRQLAAQNEAPETSATGGKLITLHTPRALDMLIQRRYDQLVAYQDRAYAERFKQTVDRVRAAETPLTQEGAQMPLTEAVARALYKLMAYKDEYEVARLYTDPAFMKKLNEQFEGDFTLRFHLAPPSLAKHDDKGHLVKKAYGPWMMKAFRVLAKLKGLRGGAFDVFGRTEERRTERALIGEYEALVNELLSGLNEHNVSLAMQLAELPQEIRGYGHVKEQNLAATRIKWTKLLAQWREGGSHRAAA, encoded by the coding sequence ATGAACGCCCCCGTCAATCCGAGCTTGCTGGCCGCGCTGGAGTCGGTCACGCTCGACGACAAATACACGCTCGAGCGCGGTCGCGCTTACATGAGCGGCATCCAGGCACTGGTTCGACTACCGATGCTGCAGCAGGCGCGCGACGCCGCCGCCGGGCTGAACACCGCGGGCTTCATTTCGGGCTATCGCGGCTCGCCGCTGGGTGGCCTGGATCTCTCGCTATGGAAAGCCAAGCAGCATCTCGCAGGTCATAACATCGTCTTCCAGCCGGGGCTGAACGAAGACCTCGCCGCCACCGCCGTGTGGGGCTCGCAACAAGTCAATCTGTATCCCGCCAAGTTCGACGGCGTGTTCTCCATGTGGTACGGCAAGGGCCCTGGCGTCGACCGCTCGATGGACGTGCTCAAGCACGCCAACTCGGCCGGCTCGTCCAAACACGGCGGCGTGCTCGTGCTCGCCGGCGATGACCACGCCGCCAAATCCTCCACGCTCGCGCACCAGTCGGAACACGTCTTCAAGGCGGCCGGCATTCCCGTGCTGTATCCGTCGAACGTGCAGGAGTATCTCGATTACGGTCTGCACGGCTGGGCGATGAGCCGTTATTCGGGTCTGTGGGTCGCCATGAAGTGCGTGACCGACGTGGTCGAATCGTCGGCCTCGGTAATGATCGATCCGCACAATGTCGACATCCGCCTGCCGGACGACTTCGTCATGCCGCCGGACGGCCTGAACATCCGCTGGCCCGATCCGCCGCTGGTGCAGGAAGCGCGTCTGCTCGACTACAAGTGGTACGCGGGCCTCGCTTACGTGCGCGCCAACAAACTCGATCGCGTGATGATCGATTCGCCCAATGCGCGCTTCGGCATCATGACGGGCGGCAAGGCGTATCTCGACGTCTGTCAGGCGCTCGCCGATCTCGGGCTCGACGAAGCCACCTGCCAGCGCATCGGCATCCGTCTGTACAAGGTGGGCTGTGTGTGGCCGCTCGAAGCGCAGGGCGCGCGCGCGTTCGCACAGGGTCTGCAGGAAATCCTGGTGGTCGAGGAAAAGCGTCAGATCCTCGAATACGCCATCAAGGAAGAGTTGTACAACTGGCGCGACGACGTGCGTCCGCGCGTGTACGGCAAGTTCGACGAAAAGGACGGCGCCGGCGGCGAATGGTCGGTGCCGATGGCCAACTGGCTGCTGCCCGCCCACTACGAGCTCTCGCCGGCGCTGATCGCCAAGGCCATCGCCACGCGTCTGGAAAAGTTCGAACTGCCGAGCGACGTGCGCGAGCGCATCGCCGCCCGTCTGCGCGTGATCGATGCCAAGGAGCAGGCGCTCACCAAGCCGCGCGTGGCCGTGGAGCGCAAGCCGTGGTTCTGCTCGGGTTGTCCGCACAACACGTCGACCAATGTGCCCGAAGGCTCGCGCGCAATCGCGGGTATCGGCTGCCACTACATGACGGTGTGGATGGATCGCCGTACCGACACCTTCTCGCAAATGGGTGGCGAAGGCGTGCCCTGGATCGGCCAGGCGCCGTTCTCCGCCGACGAGCACATCTTCGCGAACCTCGGCGACGGCACGTATTTCCACTCGGGTCTGCTCGCCATCCGGGCGGCGATCTCGTCGAACGTCAACATCACCTACAAGATCCTGTACAACGATGCGGTCGCCATGACCGGCGGCCAACCCGTCGACGGCACGCTCACCGTGCCCCAGATCGTGGCGCAGGTCGCGGCCGAAGGCGCGGCGAAGATCGTCATCGTGACTGACGAACCGGAAAAGTACGAAGGCGTAAAGCTCGTGGGCGACGTGCCCATCCATCACCGCAACGAACTCGATCGCGTTCAGCGCGAACTGCGGCTGGTCAAGGGCACCTCGATCCTGATCTACGACCAGACCTGCGCCACCGAGAAGCGCCGCCGTCGCAAGCGCGGGGCGTACCCCGATCCGGCCAAGCGGGTGGTCATCAACGAGTCCGTGTGCGAAGGCTGCGGCGATTGCTCGGTGAAGTCAAACTGCCTGTCGGTCGAACCGCTCGAGACGGAATTCGGCACGAAGCGTCAGATCAACCAGTCGACGTGCAACAAGGACTTCTCGTGCCTGAACGGCTTCTGCCCGAGCTTCGTGACGGTCGAAGGCGGTCAACTGCGCAAGCCGAAGACGGCGCAGGTCGACAGCAGCAACCTGCCGCCGCTGCCCGAGCCGGCACTGCCTGCCATCGCGCGTCCGTATGGCATTCTCGTCACCGGCGTGGGCGGTACAGGCGTCGTGACCATCGGCGGGCTGCTGGGCATGGCCGCACACCTCGAGAACAAGGGCGTCACGACGCTCGACGTGACCGGCCTCGCGCAAAAGGGCGGCGCGGTGACGAGCCACGTGCAGATCGCGCTCCAGCCCGAAGACATTCACGCCACGCGTATCGCCATGGGCGACGCCCGCGTGGTGATCGGTTGCGACGCGATCACCACGGCCAGCGACGACACCCTCTCGCGCGTGCAGCATGGCGTGACGAACATCGTGGTCAACAGCGCGCACACGCCGACAGCCGAGTTCATCCGCAACCCGAACTGGCGCTTCCCCGGCGCAAGCACGGAGAACGACATCCGCGCGGCGGCGGGGGAGAATGTCGACTTCGTCGACGCGAACCATCTCGCGCTGCGACTGCTCGGCGACACGATCTACACGAACCCGTTCGTGCTCGGCTACGCCTGGCAGAAGGGTTGGGTGCCGCTCTCGCATGCCGCGCTCACGCGCGCCATCGAACTCAACGGCGTGTCGATCGAGAAGAACAAGCAGGCCTTCGAGTGGGGACGTCGTGCCGCTCACGATCTGGCCAGCGTGCGCCAGCTCGCCGCGCAGAACGAAGCGCCCGAGACGTCCGCGACCGGTGGCAAGCTGATCACGCTGCACACGCCGCGCGCACTCGATATGCTGATCCAGCGCCGCTACGACCAGCTCGTGGCGTATCAGGATCGCGCGTACGCCGAGCGCTTCAAGCAGACGGTCGATCGCGTGCGCGCCGCCGAGACGCCGCTCACGCAGGAAGGCGCGCAAATGCCGCTCACCGAAGCCGTCGCACGTGCGCTCTACAAGCTCATGGCGTACAAGGACGAGTACGAAGTGGCGCGTCTGTACACCGATCCGGCGTTCATGAAGAAGCTGAACGAGCAGTTCGAAGGCGACTTCACGCTGCGCTTCCATCTCGCACCGCCGTCGCTCGCCAAGCACGACGACAAGGGACACCTCGTCAAGAAGGCGTACGGCCCATGGATGATGAAGGCGTTCCGCGTGCTGGCCAAACTCAAGGGCCTGCGCGGCGGCGCGTTCGACGTCTTCGGTCGTACGGAAGAGCGTCGCACCGAGCGTGCGCTGATCGGCGAGTACGAGGCGCTGGTGAACGAACTGCTGTCCGGTCTGAACGAGCACAACGTGTCGCTCGCCATGCAACTGGCCGAGCTGCCGCAGGAGATCCGCGGCTACGGTCACGTGAAGGAGCAGAACCTCGCCGCCACCCGCATCAAGTGGACGAAGCTGCTCGCGCAATGGCGCGAAGGCGGCTCGCACCGCGCCGCGGCATGA